One Gemmatimonadota bacterium genomic window, TCGACGGGGTCCTCCGTGACACCCGCGGCCAGCCGCAGCTCCTTGAGCGCGCCGCACTTGCCGTGCGGAATCGCCACGCCGTTGCCGATTCCGGTCGATAGGACGGCCTCGCGGTCGCGCACCGCGCGCAGGACCGATTGGCGCCGATGCTCGTCGCTGTCGACCGCGACCAGATCGACGAGTTCGCGCAGGAGGCCTTCCTTGTCGGAGGCCTCCAGGGGGACCTTTATCCGGTCCGGGGTCAGCAGGTCGGAAAGCAGCACGGATGCGGTGCGCAGGTGATCGAAGCGCCGACGACGCGCTGCGCGGCCGACGCAAGGACCGCTCAAGTTAGAGGCGCCGTCGAAAGCCATCAAGGAATTCGATACGCCCGTGGACCCTCCCCGGGCCAAGGGCGTATGCAGCGACGCGCTCCGCGAGGCCCGTGGCGGAGCGTTTGTTCGAGACACCTGGAGCTCTGAGTACGTGCCCGACTCCGCCACTCCGATCGACCTTCTTTCTCAGCCCGAGGCGGCTGCCCGCGATCTGCTGGCGGATCACTTCCGCGGCCGCGGGGCG contains:
- a CDS encoding PTS sugar transporter subunit IIA is translated as MSGPCVGRAARRRRFDHLRTASVLLSDLLTPDRIKVPLEASDKEGLLRELVDLVAVDSDEHRRQSVLRAVRDREAVLSTGIGNGVAIPHGKCGALKELRLAAGVTEDPVDFDALDGAPVSLFFLLVGPEQVAGTHVKVLSRISRLLRKDELRRRLASARSADEFLETLRDLEGA